The window TTCTTATTATGAGACACATGACTTACTTTGAAATTGCAGCCAAACTACATAGGTAAAATAAACTTTGCACTAAGAATTAATTACCTTGATGTTGCAATCAGCTCTTCGCACTCTAGCCTTTGCATAGGAAGGGCGTAATACAAGAGCTGCAGTGCAATCTTCTACTGCTCTTTCAAATTGTCCTAGCTTGAATCGGCAAGCTGCTCTATTAAATAGCAGAATAGAATTATATGGCTCTTGTTCTAGTCCTTCAGTGTATACGGTACAAGCCTCTGAGAATTCATTTCCTTTGAAAAGCTCATTGCCTTTTAACCGTGCTGATACCAACCTTTTAATTCTCCTTAGAGTTGTGTTAGTTACTTCATTGCTTTGATCCAATTTCACTGCTTCTTGAGCTGCAACTATGGCATCCTCAAACTTGCCAACAGTTGCATAGGCCTCAGCTCGAACGATTAATAAATACGCTGTTTTTGCTGTACCGAAAAGGCTAGTGTAAAGCTTAGTTTGAAAATCAGGTCCATTCTGAATTGTGGTGTATGCTTCCTCATGTCTATGTAACTTCAACAAGGCTTCAGCTCTCATGGCAAAGATCTTTGATTGTAATCAAGTAAAAGGAAAAAGTTAGAATCTTTAAAAATCTATTTTTCTTTATTAGACTTGTAGAATAGGGATTAACTCGGTTAGTTCAACCTGTGGAGCTGAATCTGCTCCTAAGGAGATAGAATTATGTGTTTCCTTAAGCAATGTGTTGAAATCTCTCAGTTTCTGTGCTTCTGTGCATTTTATGATTTGTCGCTTAAGATCATGAGCCTCGGCAATGTCCTTCTTGTCAACTTTTCGTCCTGATTGTTTGTAATGATCTATCGCTTTCTCTGCATCTCCTAGTCTGTTGAAATGAATAATTTTTCGACTAAGTGAATGAAGTTAAAAAACACTATCTAAGAAAAATATCTAACTTCTCAAATTATAGTACCTGAGGTATAGTCTTGCAAGACGAAAATGTGCATTGTGATAAGAAGGATCTAGCCGAATGGCCTCTCTGCATGCTAGCACTGCTTCAATTAAGCGGCCTAAACACATCAAAGATGCACTTTTGTTGCTATAATAACAAGCATTTTTTGGATCAATTTCAATTGCTTGATTATATAAAGCCAATGCTTCCTCAAACTTTCCCTGTCTATACTGCTCATTGCCTATGGACTTGAGTGCATCAGGGTCTAGTTTGTTTGCAGAATGGCGAAACGTATTCCCGGATTGATGGCTTCTTACACTAGGTTGTCTTACTATGTTTCCCATCAAAACACTGCCTTTTTTCTTTATGTCACTAGAGGGATTTTGGTTCCCCTGCAGCTTCAAATTTCCCAAGTGGTCTAATAGGCTAACATTGCCTGTTGAATCGCGATTCAACGTTCCATTTGTCCTGGATTTTCGATGGCTAAAGATTGTCATGCTCAAATCAGTTGAGGTAAAAGATGGTTCTCTTCTAAGCTTTTGTGTGTATGCTAAGTTAACAACTTGTGACATCCTGGTCACACTAGAAAAATTGGATGATGCTTTATTCGAGTTTCTCGTACCATCTGATGAAGATTTTCTAATATTATTCTGTTCACAAGAACTTGAATTCCTCGAACTATTTAAGGATGTTTTTCTGAATGGTTTGTCACCTAGTTTCGGTGAAGGCTTAGTTGATTTCCTGGAGTCCAAACATGCCTTACCACAAGAACTGCTTCGCCAGTTTCTTGAATTCTTGACAGAATTGGTGTCACTAATCTTGGTTGGAATTGGTGGTACAGTTGATGTATTTAGCTTAGAACTTTTTCTTGGGAAAAAAGCACCCATTAGACCACAACCCAATTCATTTTCTAATGAAATATCTGCATTTTCAGAGATGGTTGATTGACCACTTCTTCTAGTTTTTTCCATCTCAACAGGTTGTTAACAGAGAATGAAAGCTGATCACTGATCACTGATCATTGATCCCAACTAATAatcaaaaagaagaatgaaaataggAGACTTTATCCAAAGTGAAGTAGTGATGAATTTATAGAAAAAGGGTCAACTAGGAAAAATTAAATACTTAAACATAATCCTATCTAAACGACACATGGTCCAAAAAAGGGAAAGAAATCAAGAAAAAGCTTGAATGTGAAGGGTTCAATGTGATAGGAGTGTTTCTTATAGAAGATGAGTGAATATTAATACCCCATACGGATCCTAGAGTGGATGTCAAGAAaccaactttattttattttgccgCTAGAGGCCTGTGAAATAAAATTATAGGAAAGTACAACTGGCAAATTCTAATATCTAAATCACCAATGGAAGACTTACCAGCAAAGCTGGAAAAAGTTTATTCTGGTTCTTTCCCATTTTGTTCTTCCAGCCTTTCTCTATTACCAACAAATAGGACCTCCAAACAATCATGAAATAATATTCAATTCTATTCAGATCAGCTTGTTGCTTTTTTAATATTCTACGAGCAAACCGGCTCAATGCACCATAACACCCTAAAATATTATGTTGCTGTTGGGCTAAGCATAGTCAATCCAAAAATACTCTTATCAGATAATCTGATGTTTGCCGTTTTGAGCTCAGCACATATGAATTTTCACAAAAAAAAACTCACATCGTTAACGGTATCATACACcttattatataatttttttattagcatacaacaacaacaataacccagtataatctcactagtggggtttgaGGAGGATAATgtgttgataattggcttaatgtatgtatattttgttatatatcgcctcacattttgctcatgtctcgacgatttgagatgtttaatatgattatttgtgctaaaatttggtatttctatgtgtagggatcattcagatgcaatttgggacgaaagggcgcgaattggagcgaaatcgggacaaaaacacaaaaagtgaaatttgagggccacagcgagcatggggcgctggctgtggcgcaatttacagTAGCCAAGAaatttgagcgccagggccagcgccccatgCTTCCCTGGACACTCAAGACGGGAAAGTGTCCTATTTTGACttggactcggttatttcgaccccaagacgccccaactcatataaaagccaacctaaacctattttgaaagagggaggacgtttttgagaggaaaacacaagcacagagccgcAGTGGAGGCCGAGTTTCATCTTTCtctcaccaaacttagtaatttttatgtttctttgtatgatttgttgtttggctatcatgtctatgtggagctaaacttcacgttctatagttgtggttctttcatgactattgttattcggatattgattttgccttcttgatttatcatatgggtttatttattcaatcttgcacttaattatttaattgcttgatcaccaattgaatactatctacgaatctagaattgaactcgaaagtgggaattctagattgcatataagattgagtagagcaagttcttgaactcgggcatcggtgAACGGAATCGTGGTTAGGAtggacatatacctaattgccttgcttggttaatttacaggaattataaatgcgttcttgttgattctaactccatagacatataggcgttaggttagcttgaataggcgagtaagaactcgacagattcttatgagcaatattaaccctgccaaccaataagctagataaattagttggtcaattcaatttaagaatacaataggattgttagatagcccataaccctagatcgttttcattacattgatatcataaaaaatctgctctttctctgttcaaagttcattatttatatttttttatttaattagtttagaatcaaatatttttaaatttaattcttgttcagataattaggatagtctaatttagttaatagttaatcacaagtcctcgtgggttcgacatccgacttttagtcacttattaattgacgaccgcgtatacttgcgtgtgcgtttggttgcaacaagtttttggcgccgttgccggggatcgaACCCGGGTCATGTGTACGCATAATTTACTCATTCCTATCCTGgggtagagaagctgtttccgaTATACCCTCGACTCCTtccttccaagaactccccaccttattCTTAGCGACTCGAACTCACAATTTTTCCCTTGCACAAAGTACTTATCATAAGTACAGTTGTCATCAAAATTTGACAACTAATGTAAAAAACAAAGTGTTAAAAAAAGATTTCTCGAGTTAATAATACTCTATCAAGAAACAGACAAAAGAACTAAAAATCTCAATCTGATTTGTCGGGTAGTACAACTAACTGATTAACTTCATAAAATTTGTAAAACCCAAATGATGATGTTTTTGTGCTCTTTTAGGAACTCTAGTTATATGTGTCATTATCTTCACTTTCAGGCAACTGATCTAAATTCCAAAGAACCAGTAAAAAAAAACTAGGCCTGCATGCTTTTAAGATATACTTTTTTCTGCAGCATGGTCATACAAATTAGTAGTTTGGTGCCGGCTCGCCAACACCTCTACAATCAATTCTACAACGGCAGGTCCGATCAAAGTGAATGAATCGGATATATCAGTATGAAGCCATGTGTTTCTCATTCTTGTAATTGGGCCTGTGATTAACGGCAGATGTTGTATGTCTACACCCACAATTTGAATGGACATCAAGCCGACCACAAAATAAGTAGtagtttggacataaatttgattgaaacttgaaaaaaaaaaaaaaagttatgttaaaaaataatttttgaaagtaaaTTGTGTTTGCacatgcattttacttgaaaCTGGCCCAAATCAGTTTTTGGAATTTGAAAATCATACTTtcaaatttttttcaaaaactaatcaAATTCCATGGACAAACAatgttttcaaaattttatttgaaacaaagtaaaaaataaatCTATGTTTAGACGGGAGCTTAGCCTTTTGTAGATGAAACCTTCTAGCGTACAGATGACAGAGGCGGAtcaagaatttaaaatttttgagTTCCTATATTGATCTTAAGTAAATATACAATAAATAACTGAATTCACAACTAAATATTTATGGATATTTAGTTAATTTTTGAATACATATATAAGATATATGCAAAAGTTACAGGGTTTACTATAGGGATCCGCCCCTCATTGGTGAAGCCTTTTGATTTCAATACAGGCACGGACTTTGGGAAGACAACCTTTGTTTTTAACTGTTTGCAACAACAAAAAATGGAAGTAGTAGTGACTAGTGAGGTAGCAAAGTATAATTGGGTAATTCGTATTGCCTTTATATTTATTATCACAAAATAGTAATGACTAATGAGTAATAGAACACTTCTTCGTACTAAAAATTGTGAATCTATCTCTGAGAGGGTTACTTCATCTTATGAATTATATGCAATTCTAATTGCCGAATGACGACTAACTGAAAAGCAATTCAATGTGTCATTTACAGCAAAGACAGATAAAATAAGAGGTCTAGCAAAATTGGTCGTACTCAGCTTTTGGGCGAATCACTCGTGTTTTCTGATCTTGCAAAAGGCCTAAAATATATAGTCAGAGTTTTCAACTTTTCAAGAAGAAATTGTACAAACACATCGAGCTATCTCTGTATTCTCTTCTATTTAAGATCTTTCACATCTTATCGTCGAAATTGCTAGCAACCTTTGACCAAGTGTGACATTTGTTCAAAATCACGCTTGCAAATTTGGGGATGGTCGAAAAAACTGCACCGAAGTTTGTCACTTTGCAATAATTGAACTTGTTCTACATTATTCATAAAATGTTGGAAAAGCCACCAACCAATACTAGAAATTAGATAGGCATTTGCCAAATTAGCAAAAATGCTAATGGGCCTATGTTATGTCGGTCATGAGAATTTTAATTATAGCCGTTAAAATTACGTTTATTGTAGTTAATGTAGTAAAGTCGTAAAACCTAATAGGTAGCTTTTTACCTTCTGTCCTTTTATTTTATGAATGTCATAGTTTTGGACCACTAAATTAAATTGACGCGATTCATACGTTTTACCATAAATTTTGTCTCAAATCGTTTTCTTTTTCCATCATAAGAAAGTATATTTGAAGCTTTTATTGATTTCCCGAAAGAGCTTGTAATGAAATTATTGAAGTATGTGTCGAGATTCGACAtgtctgtatacggtcaaaatcggtttcgaccttcgtataattagtcaagattggaacataatggaccgaaggtcatTTTCGTAATATCAGGTATGAGATCCGAAGCCAAGTTACCGAACTCAAATTTCtgggaccgatcaaataccgagctcgaaagCATTACCAAGCCCGAGTCCAAATCAAACTATGAAGTGAAGCGATGTCGTCGAGCgtaagagccagagaccgacctATATTGAGCCCGATTCAATACCGAGCCCAGAGCCAATATTgagctcgagttaatatcgagctcgagttaatatcgagctctaaatccGAAAATTGACCAATACTGAATCCGACCAAGATCGATCCaggagacaagagccgttacaaccgcactaaagGAGAGAATCTTGACGGAAATTAGAgaaaaactaatctatcatgggatccccactatgtattttttattatatctaaagtaggattcctccactataagagggatagcTACTATTTCTGTAAATGATCGAACATTAAGGCATACAAACGCTCTCATATTCAGATATTACTATTCACAGAGAAATACAGTAGAGATTATCGTCTTGtgagctttatacattgattTATCTTGTTAGTTCATAAAATCACTTTTTAATTCAATATTGGTTCGTATTTCATTCCTTATACagtcaatactcaatatatttctacttatttttcgatttgtgccaagttataccacgtatccttagaactgcgtataaattcaactctatccgtttttcgggtaaacagtttagcgcccatAGTGGGgttaaggataacagtggttgtttggtaCGAATATctacaaaacacaccattttacacttgctcttggaagtatctttgatttcaggttgaaaacgacgaattctcaattaatggccctacctatcgacaacgaagttggccttcaagatgagaacaacaacttaaccccgggggtggaaggccactcgtcgatcccgttggagctcgggtcgaagagccaatagacgtCAATTCATATGCGTCCATCGTGGCGATCCAACATTCCGACCCTGCAAacaacattcatggtggaactcggtctgtagctcgaaatacccaaaacgctgaggaaaacggaatcaacttgcgtatgatcttcgagatgttgcaagctcaacaagtagcaatagcccagttgcagagccaaaccctgGCACCACCTAGACTcaagcccagtccaccccaagaagtcacccccAAAATAgggccagctatagtaaggtcaaatgagcaagaatcggggactaatcccgaaattgttaagatgctcgaagaactgacaaaacgaatagagtcaggagaaaggagcaacgaggcaaatgacaaaaaatagacacatataactccagggttgatcagatgcCGGGGGCACCActgatattgaagggcttagatttcaaaaaattcatacaaatgcctttccccccgagtgcggctcctaaaccgatcccaaagaagtttcgcatgctcgagattcctaaatataatggaacgaccgaccccaacgaatatgtcacctcttacacatgtgccatgaaagggaacgatctagaggacgatgagatcgaatctgtattattgaaaatattcggtgaaaccctgtcaaagggagcaatgatatggtatcataatttactgtctaactctattgattctttttgctatgcttgcagattctttcataaaagTACATGCTGGgaccataaaggtcgagactaggaagtcggacctattcaaggtaagacaaaagaataaCAAGATactaagagaattcgtatctcgcTTCCAAATGGAgtgaatggatctgccaccagtcaaagacgattgggttgttcaagcttttactcaaggtctaaacgaacgaagcttGATGGATTCACGGCGGCTGAAgtataacctgatcgagtacccgactattacttgggccgatgtacacaatcagtatcaatccaaaataagagtcgaagatgaccagttgggtttTGGGTCCGATATTAAAAGGGATATCGATCGAGAACCAAAGTCAAACAAGGATCGATACCGGCCATATAACGGAGATCGTAGGAGTAGCGAACCTTCACACAACCCTGTACGAGGTGAAAAGAgaaatgatcgaggccaagggtctcaggggctgatgaacaggaatgggttcggcaggcataccggacctaaggaagcacctcacttatcagagtataacttcagcatcgatgcatccgctatcgtatcggctatcaggcgcatcaaagatactaaatggcctcgacctatgcAAACCGATCCTAcctagaggaatcccaatcaaatgtgcgaataacATGTCACTCATGGCTacagaatggaagattgcaggcaactaagagaggaggtagctcggttattcaacaaagggcacctccgagaatttttaagtgacagggccaaaaaccatttcaaaaacaagaatttcaatagacaaaatgaacaagaagagccacaacatatcatccacataatcattggtggggtcgataCCACCCAGAGGccggtgcttaaatgcactaagataTCAGTTGTAAGAGAAAAGTGACCCcgaactcaggattacacccctgaaggaaccttgtcctttaataacGAAGACgtggaaggaatcatgcaaccacataatgatgcactgttattatctgtacttatgaataaaactcaagttaaacgtgtgttaattgatccaggtagttcggctaacatcattcgatcgagggtcatagagcaactcggtctacaggaccaggtcgtgcccgcaacctTGGTACAAAACAGATTCAATAtagcatgtgaaactactaagggtgaAATAATCCTACTAGTTAACATGGATggaaccatccaagaaacgaagttccacatgatcgaaggcgatatgagatacaacgccctgtttgaaggccgtggatccacaatatgagggctaTACCCTCGACCCTCCCCCAGGTTTTgaagttcccaacatcggagggaatcaaaatggtttacggggagcaaccggccgcaaaaTAAATTTTtgtcgtcgatgaagtgattctgatatcatcattatcatcagcaAAAGGATCGGATTCGAAGGAGGAACGAActaccaaatagcaattacaaacGTCAGCTTCGACCTAATTAGAAAATCAGAAgactgatgaagatgatgaacatAGGATCCCTCGATGCCACCCAATCAACAATCGAAGAACTgaagcaagtcatactaatcaaaTATCTACccaaacgaaaggtatacctaggcacggggttagatcccgagcttaagagaaagcttattcaatttattatagctaacatagacgaGTTCAAACACGccttcatcaaagatgaggttaccaaacttctcaaaatagggtccattcgggaagtaaagtacctcgaatggctagcaaatgtggtggtagtccctaaaaatgggaacaaacttagaatgtgtatagattataaagacatgaataaagcatgccctaaggactcttttcctttgcctaatattgatcgtatgatcgatgtCACGGCCGGcgacgagactctcagttttctcgatgcctattccgggtacaaccaaatataaatgaacccggaggatcaagaaaagacctcatttatcactaagtacgggacctactgttataatgtaatgccattcggcctaaaaatgctggtgcaacttatcaacacctagtaaacagaatgttcgaaaagcaaataggaaaatcaatgaaagtttatattgatgacatgttagttaaatccctgcgagcagaggaccatttaaagcatttgcaggaaaccttcgacatactaagggagttcaatatgaagctcaatctagaaaaatatgctttcggggttggctcgggcaagtttctcggtTTTATgttgtccaatcgaggaatcgagattaaccccgctaaaatcaaagcaatcgaggacatcacaatggtagataatgtaaaggccgtgcaaaggctAACGAGATGGATAGCcgccctgggacgattcatttcgagatccttggataggagccaccgattttctctttgcttaaaaataaaatcaatttttCATGGACTCTGGAATGTTAGCAGGCTTTAGAAAAGCTAAaacggtatctatcgagccctccgttgcttcataccccgaaggcagacgaacaactttacctgtATCTAGCtatctcggaggtagcggtaaatGGAGTTATAAtttgagaagaacgaggtacgcaattccctatttattatgtcagtcgaactctagacgaggccgaaactagatatccacacttagaaatattagcgcttgctttaataagtgcctctaagatattaaaataatattttcagtGCCATATGATACATGtcgtaacaacttatcctctacgaaatattttacacaaacctgagctttcagttcgattggccaaatgggccatagctATTGGcgggtacgacatcgagtatcgacctcgaaccgctatcaaatctcaaatcttagcggacttcgtggctgaatTTACGCtggccttcgtacccgagatcGAAAAGGAATTACTGATAAAATCGAGTAcctcttcgggaatctggaccctctttacggacggtgcctcgaacccAAAGGGGTACGGAttgggcatcgtactaaaatcgcccacaggtaatatagttagacagaCTATTAAagctacaaaattgactaacaatgtgGCTGAGTATGGggccgtgattgcaggtctcgaactagctagaagtttGGGATCTGAGGTCGTggaggctaaatgtgattccctcctcgtgataaatcaagtcaacgggacttttgaagtccgggaATATCGAAttcagaggtacttggataaattgcaagtgactctacatcgattgaAGGAATGGAATTTGCAACATGTACTTCGAGAGCAGAACAGTGAGGCCAACACTCTTGTAATCTTAGGTTCTTCGGTCGAAGATGACGAGCTTAACTCAAGGagtgtcgtacaactcatgaaatcggtaatcgaagaaggtcatgccgagataaactccacaagtctaacctaggattagagaaacaaatatatagagtactttaAGAACGGGAAACCTCcatcggatccaaaggaatcgagaactCTACGCATAAAATCTGCATGGTTCACCTTATCCAATAATGGGACGctatttagaaggacgttcgatggtccattggcaatatgtttgggatcgggagataccgactatatcctacgtgagattcatgaggtcacttgtgggaatcattctGGTGCCTATTCATTGGTCCACAAAATAATTAGagtaggatattattggatcgatatatacaaagatgcaagggagttcattcaaaaatgcgacaaatgtcaaagacatgcacccatgattcatcaacccgaggAATTTCTCCACTCAGTCCTAGCTccttg is drawn from Nicotiana tomentosiformis chromosome 12, ASM39032v3, whole genome shotgun sequence and contains these coding sequences:
- the LOC104117885 gene encoding inactive TPR repeat-containing thioredoxin TTL3-like; this translates as MEKTRRSGQSTISENADISLENELGCGLMGAFFPRKSSKLNTSTVPPIPTKISDTNSVKNSRNWRSSSCGKACLDSRKSTKPSPKLGDKPFRKTSLNSSRNSSSCEQNNIRKSSSDGTRNSNKASSNFSSVTRMSQVVNLAYTQKLRREPSFTSTDLSMTIFSHRKSRTNGTLNRDSTGNVSLLDHLGNLKLQGNQNPSSDIKKKGSVLMGNIVRQPSVRSHQSGNTFRHSANKLDPDALKSIGNEQYRQGKFEEALALYNQAIEIDPKNACYYSNKSASLMCLGRLIEAVLACREAIRLDPSYHNAHFRLARLYLRLGDAEKAIDHYKQSGRKVDKKDIAEAHDLKRQIIKCTEAQKLRDFNTLLKETHNSISLGADSAPQIFAMRAEALLKLHRHEEAYTTIQNGPDFQTKLYTSLFGTAKTAYLLIVRAEAYATVGKFEDAIVAAQEAVKLDQSNEVTNTTLRRIKRLVSARLKGNELFKGNEFSEACTVYTEGLEQEPYNSILLFNRAACRFKLGQFERAVEDCTAALVLRPSYAKARVRRADCNIKLERWKAAIQDCEVLMQENPEDEVSRVFLEANVQLQKQLVEDHNQRNLFNGSNSALVSGN